A genome region from Fervidobacterium changbaicum includes the following:
- the whiA gene encoding DNA-binding protein WhiA has protein sequence MKYTFSEEVKGELCQVDVLSQEEARAEIVGYLKGKGTYVKTSVDSYILLEVGFIPAARRVMNLLHILGTDKKKLTLIKNKLQRKRVQIFIPTDILNKLQLSILSMPKEIQEDIGLFGAFLRGFFVASGSVTDPAKNYHFELVSYNEQLLYFIDRKLEDFLGVIGKITKLRYNYRYYLKRGYDIQEVLELMGAIRAASHIEKITTSREIKADINRTLNFLSANAKRTGESNAKQIRVINEVIKRIGLENLPDELRKLALLRLEHEDLPLTELGELFDPPMTKSMVYNRFKRLEKLLEKTKGSGEGE, from the coding sequence GTGAAATACACATTTTCTGAAGAAGTTAAAGGTGAATTATGTCAAGTTGATGTTCTCAGCCAGGAAGAGGCACGGGCTGAGATTGTTGGTTATTTAAAAGGTAAAGGAACATACGTGAAAACTTCGGTTGATAGCTATATTTTGCTCGAAGTTGGTTTCATACCAGCTGCTCGTAGGGTCATGAATTTGCTGCACATTTTAGGAACGGACAAGAAAAAGCTTACACTGATAAAAAACAAACTCCAGCGCAAAAGAGTTCAGATCTTTATTCCAACAGACATCTTAAACAAACTCCAGTTGTCCATACTCTCAATGCCTAAAGAAATCCAAGAAGATATAGGTTTATTCGGTGCATTTTTGAGAGGCTTCTTTGTCGCTTCTGGATCTGTTACCGACCCAGCAAAGAACTATCATTTCGAATTGGTTTCTTATAACGAACAACTACTGTATTTCATTGATAGAAAACTCGAAGATTTTCTTGGTGTAATTGGAAAAATCACAAAGTTGAGGTATAATTATAGGTACTACTTAAAAAGGGGTTACGACATACAAGAAGTTTTAGAATTAATGGGCGCAATTCGTGCAGCGTCGCATATAGAAAAAATCACTACATCTCGGGAGATAAAAGCGGATATAAACCGCACTCTTAATTTTTTGAGTGCTAATGCTAAAAGAACAGGCGAAAGCAACGCAAAACAAATCAGAGTTATCAACGAAGTTATTAAAAGAATCGGCTTGGAAAATTTGCCTGACGAACTGAGGAAACTGGCTCTGCTTAGGTTGGAGCACGAAGACCTTCCTTTAACGGAACTTGGAGAACTCTTCGACCCACCAATGACGAAAAGCATGGTGTATAATAGGTTTAAGAGATTAGAAAAGCTTTTGGAAAAGACCAAAGGAAGTGGTGAGGGAGAATGA
- the lysS gene encoding lysine--tRNA ligase, producing MLKDFREQRVKEIEELRNMGINPYPYSYPKTHTTEDIKKQFEHLANGEVTDQKVSTAGRIMSIREHGKSAFFHIKDTYGRIQAYVRKDKTENFEFFKEHVTVGDIIGVEGIVFKSNTGEITILVEKFQLLVKPLRPMPEKWHGIKDKEILYRQRYVDMIANDETIKRFRIRSDIIRMIREFLHKKGFYEVETPILQYLTGGASARPFITHCNALDIDMYLRIATELHLKRFIVGGFDKVYEIGRIFRNEGISYKHHPEFTSIELYQAYADYEDMMNLTEELITYLVEQIFGTTKITYQGQEIDFTRPWRRVKMREFIKENLGVDILEDSDEKMLSVLRTHGVDVEIEDRGHMIEKLWDLVEDKVVQPTFLLDHPVEISPLAKRHREDPRVTERFELIIYGREMANAFSELNDPVDQLERFMNQLKLRDLGDEEAQMLDKDFVRALEYGMPPTGGLGIGIDRLVMLLTDSANIRDVIAFPLVRPESDIDIEEIEISEKAEEGGDRV from the coding sequence TTGCTTAAGGACTTTAGAGAGCAAAGGGTTAAAGAGATAGAAGAACTGCGAAATATGGGCATAAATCCTTATCCATATTCCTATCCGAAAACACACACAACGGAAGATATAAAGAAGCAATTCGAACACCTTGCAAACGGAGAAGTCACAGATCAAAAGGTTTCAACAGCTGGAAGGATAATGTCCATAAGAGAGCACGGCAAAAGTGCGTTCTTTCATATCAAAGACACCTACGGACGCATACAAGCATACGTTCGAAAGGATAAAACAGAGAACTTTGAGTTCTTTAAAGAACACGTAACTGTGGGAGACATCATCGGTGTTGAAGGTATAGTATTTAAAAGCAACACCGGTGAGATTACTATCCTTGTCGAAAAGTTCCAGCTCTTGGTCAAACCTCTTAGACCGATGCCTGAGAAATGGCACGGTATAAAGGACAAAGAAATACTCTACCGTCAAAGGTATGTCGATATGATTGCCAATGATGAAACCATAAAGAGGTTCAGAATAAGGTCAGACATAATTAGAATGATCCGTGAATTTCTACACAAGAAAGGATTCTACGAGGTCGAGACACCTATTCTTCAATACCTCACCGGTGGTGCCTCAGCACGTCCATTCATTACACATTGTAATGCACTGGACATCGATATGTATTTAAGAATCGCAACTGAACTCCATCTGAAAAGATTTATTGTTGGAGGCTTCGACAAAGTTTACGAAATCGGAAGAATTTTCAGGAATGAAGGTATTTCCTATAAACACCATCCAGAATTCACCTCTATAGAGCTCTACCAAGCGTATGCAGACTACGAAGATATGATGAACCTCACTGAAGAGCTCATCACATATCTTGTTGAGCAAATCTTTGGAACCACGAAGATCACGTACCAGGGTCAGGAAATAGATTTCACAAGACCTTGGAGAAGGGTTAAGATGAGAGAGTTTATAAAAGAAAACCTAGGTGTTGATATACTCGAAGACTCAGACGAAAAAATGTTGTCTGTTCTAAGAACCCACGGTGTCGATGTTGAAATAGAAGACAGGGGGCACATGATCGAAAAACTTTGGGACCTTGTTGAAGACAAGGTTGTCCAGCCTACGTTCCTACTCGACCATCCAGTTGAAATTTCGCCCCTGGCAAAGAGACACAGGGAAGATCCTAGGGTTACCGAGAGGTTTGAATTGATAATTTACGGTCGCGAGATGGCGAATGCGTTTAGTGAACTCAACGATCCTGTGGATCAGCTTGAAAGGTTCATGAATCAGCTGAAATTAAGAGACCTCGGTGATGAAGAAGCACAGATGCTTGACAAAGACTTCGTCCGCGCACTTGAATACGGAATGCCACCAACTGGTGGACTTGGAATAGGGATTGATAGGCTTGTCATGTTGCTAACAGACAGCGCGAACATCCGTGACGTTATCGCATTCCCGCTTGTCAGACCGGAAAGTGATATTGATATAGAAGAAATTGAAATCTCTGAGAAAGCAGAAGAAGGGGGAGATAGAGTATGA
- the nrdR gene encoding transcriptional regulator NrdR yields the protein MRCPFCGYEDTRVLDSRELSEGRAIRRRRECPNCHARFTTYERYETGPITVIKKDGRREKFDRRKILNGLLKAFEKRPVTLEDIERIVDNVVSTLQKSGSVEVSTEQIGKIVMEELKKIDQVAYVRFASVYKDFREIDQFIEVIKELRGESQKQSD from the coding sequence ATGAGGTGCCCATTCTGTGGTTACGAAGACACAAGAGTGCTTGATTCGAGGGAACTGAGTGAAGGTAGGGCGATAAGACGTAGGAGAGAATGTCCGAACTGTCATGCGAGGTTTACCACGTATGAAAGGTACGAAACTGGACCAATAACAGTAATAAAAAAGGACGGCAGAAGGGAAAAATTCGACAGAAGAAAGATATTGAACGGTCTTCTGAAGGCTTTTGAAAAGCGACCTGTCACTTTGGAAGATATCGAGCGAATAGTTGACAATGTCGTTTCGACTCTGCAAAAAAGTGGCTCGGTCGAAGTAAGTACTGAACAAATCGGGAAAATTGTCATGGAAGAGTTGAAGAAAATAGATCAAGTAGCCTACGTTCGTTTCGCATCGGTTTACAAAGATTTTAGAGAAATTGATCAATTTATAGAAGTCATCAAAGAATTGCGCGGGGAATCACAAAAACAAAGTGATTAA
- the greA gene encoding transcription elongation factor GreA produces the protein MEKVKLTRAGYQKLKEELDELKRQLMFEIPERIKAARELGDLSENSEYQEAKNEQGRIASRINELEQMLMNAEIISEAFDSSTVSLGDWVLLKNLETGEEMKVQLVNPQEADIFANKISIDSPLGRGINGAKKGQTIKVKAPKGIVKYQVLDITAE, from the coding sequence ATGGAAAAAGTTAAGCTAACAAGAGCAGGTTATCAAAAGCTCAAAGAAGAACTCGATGAATTAAAACGCCAACTTATGTTCGAAATCCCAGAGAGGATAAAAGCTGCAAGAGAATTAGGAGACCTTTCGGAAAATTCAGAGTACCAGGAAGCAAAGAACGAACAAGGCAGAATTGCTTCTCGTATCAACGAACTTGAACAGATGCTCATGAACGCAGAGATAATATCAGAAGCCTTCGATTCCTCAACCGTGAGTCTTGGTGACTGGGTACTTCTAAAGAACCTCGAAACCGGTGAAGAAATGAAAGTCCAACTTGTAAACCCGCAAGAAGCTGATATATTTGCAAATAAGATAAGCATTGACTCCCCGCTTGGAAGAGGTATTAACGGAGCGAAGAAAGGGCAGACTATAAAGGTAAAGGCACCGAAAGGAATTGTTAAATACCAGGTGCTCGATATAACAGCAGAGTAG
- a CDS encoding methyl-accepting chemotaxis protein — protein MKAVAKNIFIVLLGLLAISLIVAFMQLYRNVPGIEEFKDATVVVNGEEKPFPYFVADKENNEYVMQIKIDGSKYKGKTLAVSATANQYLRIYQNDVLIYDISSKRGSVNPWHRYFPVVLQGDVVIELSFISNGGIERKFYIGKHEDIIKFVERANAIEEYMFYLGTGFMLGLFLVVLLLAVALKEKSFLYGALVIVSPFLTSIDEMNLFLHPFIVWKKLAILGAALAMYFAYRFANEIFKRRATKLEKLYILGYWSLFVPVVLSNSMTLLKRSYANFYLYSLILLLIVLGILIRKTKNRYEQLILFGFSAVIGATFLSLLSVANIIKIEFMFFNIGQLFFGFTVATYVAAKTIEVFRNTQNMNEAISRLMEQQTNYIQNLVASRDKVNELSSSSVKYFDEIEDLYQHLSNSSKNAQETLDKLQNIVEYFESFLDEIIKTSSLLQETVSKSDSIMADIIALSENSKANFSETETIVDNFNQMSTKLKSTFDDLYQDFAKIKDISSLIKAIATQTNLLSLNASIEAARAGEAGKSFAVVASEIRKLASEASEFAERIENSITLISSKFEGFAKELFDLFNNLEIISKSNEKLSQSIYRFIDNVQILTQDFDRVEATFEKQSSEMNNLKDSIYEIMKTSEELRQAFELFGETQKKIEDIFSVIMDQILEVQNALKIE, from the coding sequence ATGAAAGCTGTGGCCAAAAACATATTCATTGTCCTTTTAGGTTTGCTTGCTATTTCCCTGATTGTTGCGTTTATGCAGTTGTACAGAAATGTTCCTGGAATAGAAGAGTTTAAAGATGCAACCGTTGTTGTGAACGGTGAAGAAAAACCATTCCCGTACTTTGTAGCAGACAAAGAAAACAACGAGTACGTCATGCAAATAAAAATAGATGGGTCGAAATACAAAGGAAAAACTCTTGCCGTTTCGGCGACCGCTAACCAGTACTTACGAATCTACCAAAATGACGTGTTGATATATGATATTTCATCTAAGAGAGGTAGTGTCAATCCTTGGCACAGGTATTTTCCTGTTGTTCTCCAAGGCGATGTGGTTATTGAACTCTCTTTTATCTCGAACGGTGGTATCGAGCGGAAATTTTATATTGGTAAGCACGAGGATATAATTAAATTTGTTGAACGTGCCAACGCTATCGAAGAGTACATGTTTTATCTGGGCACCGGTTTCATGCTCGGCCTCTTTTTAGTCGTACTTTTATTGGCTGTTGCATTAAAGGAAAAAAGCTTCCTGTACGGTGCTTTAGTTATAGTTTCTCCCTTCTTGACAAGCATTGATGAGATGAACCTTTTCTTGCATCCTTTCATAGTTTGGAAAAAACTAGCGATACTCGGTGCAGCACTTGCGATGTATTTTGCTTACAGATTCGCAAACGAGATTTTCAAAAGAAGGGCAACGAAACTGGAAAAGCTCTACATCTTGGGCTACTGGTCGTTGTTTGTTCCCGTAGTCTTATCTAACAGTATGACGTTACTCAAAAGGTCGTATGCGAATTTTTACCTTTACTCTCTCATTTTACTATTAATCGTCCTAGGTATACTTATTAGAAAAACGAAGAACAGATATGAACAGTTGATACTCTTTGGTTTCTCTGCGGTTATCGGTGCTACTTTCTTGTCTCTGCTTTCCGTAGCAAACATAATTAAAATTGAATTCATGTTCTTCAACATAGGTCAACTTTTCTTTGGGTTCACCGTAGCTACATACGTTGCTGCAAAAACTATAGAAGTTTTTAGGAATACTCAGAACATGAACGAAGCAATTAGCAGACTAATGGAGCAACAGACCAATTACATTCAAAATCTCGTCGCTTCCAGGGATAAGGTGAACGAGCTTTCATCATCTTCCGTAAAATACTTCGACGAAATAGAAGACTTGTACCAACACCTCAGCAACTCTTCTAAGAATGCACAAGAAACACTTGATAAACTGCAGAATATCGTTGAATACTTCGAAAGTTTTTTGGACGAGATAATAAAAACTTCGTCGCTGTTGCAAGAAACTGTCAGTAAGTCAGATAGCATAATGGCAGACATAATTGCACTATCTGAAAATAGTAAAGCGAACTTTTCTGAAACGGAGACGATCGTCGATAACTTTAATCAAATGAGCACAAAACTGAAATCTACATTCGACGACCTGTACCAAGATTTTGCTAAAATAAAGGATATTTCAAGTCTCATAAAAGCTATCGCAACTCAAACCAATTTACTTTCTTTAAATGCATCCATAGAAGCAGCAAGAGCCGGAGAGGCTGGTAAAAGCTTCGCCGTTGTTGCAAGTGAGATAAGGAAGTTGGCTAGCGAAGCTTCTGAATTTGCGGAAAGGATTGAAAACAGCATCACTCTGATCTCCAGCAAGTTTGAAGGATTCGCAAAAGAACTATTCGACCTTTTCAACAATCTTGAGATTATAAGTAAGAGCAACGAGAAACTTTCACAGTCCATCTACAGATTTATCGATAACGTCCAGATTTTAACTCAAGACTTCGACAGAGTTGAGGCAACTTTTGAAAAACAATCATCGGAGATGAACAACCTAAAAGACAGCATATACGAGATAATGAAAACCTCGGAAGAATTGAGACAAGCATTTGAGTTGTTTGGAGAAACTCAAAAGAAAATAGAAGATATCTTTTCCGTAATTATGGATCAAATTCTTGAGGTTCAGAACGCACTGAAAATTGAATAA
- a CDS encoding peptidylprolyl isomerase: protein MSKESKDVKLRKHISKWQQVFIWIIAIAFIAGIALWALAVNYTPGAKKMKRTLEETAAYLTKDGTPLKNETYWVFPEDIEQVYGNLLAQYGNPSLDPVTEEPYVKTLIAVDLLNKKLMLYYAEVNNIKPDKNKVKEEVKKEIDELKKDNTKLQQIKTQYGSLTNYEKELTRQKEQELTIQAVRDKLGAVTDKEIQNYYDKNKQDIINKYTKAETSYLTFESKEEMEKFVKSAMEKGVTQAASEASLTLTDYTLNKGTLPEELENMIFDATSTLVSFPYNDTYFVFNVKSVQKVDTFENFKKSDAFNEIVTNLKNERFGENFKKWKEENKIAFEIRDPVYNAWYRALTSEGKDLLTAYKKFYEEFFTEKEEVKSDIPAEQKAAFLVIADRIIESTDTALEAVKGDVREFEKKVVLSIYEQVKGSSLEILRRMKEYYPDRKDITYDYYSKLYDTIKPYLSIGGAYYVMNQLFEVYQGFADLAEATNVDVKIRADSYYKLYEMNKLLDDPKTAKGYLAKLKELKPDYSINFDSAEKELEDMIKQKEAEATQTTNESTQTTNNATQTSDTNNK, encoded by the coding sequence ATGAGCAAAGAAAGCAAAGATGTAAAACTCCGAAAACACATAAGTAAGTGGCAACAAGTATTCATTTGGATCATAGCGATCGCATTCATCGCAGGTATAGCACTCTGGGCTTTAGCGGTTAATTACACTCCTGGGGCAAAGAAAATGAAGAGAACATTAGAAGAAACTGCAGCGTACTTAACAAAAGATGGGACACCTCTGAAGAATGAGACTTATTGGGTATTCCCGGAAGACATCGAACAAGTCTACGGAAACCTGTTAGCTCAGTACGGCAACCCTTCACTTGATCCCGTTACTGAAGAACCATACGTTAAGACACTCATCGCCGTTGACCTACTCAACAAGAAACTTATGCTCTACTACGCAGAAGTCAACAATATCAAACCAGATAAAAATAAGGTCAAGGAAGAAGTCAAAAAGGAAATAGACGAATTGAAAAAGGACAATACAAAACTCCAGCAGATTAAAACTCAGTACGGAAGCCTCACAAATTACGAGAAAGAACTAACACGTCAGAAAGAACAGGAGCTAACAATACAAGCTGTAAGAGATAAACTCGGGGCTGTTACCGATAAAGAGATTCAAAACTATTACGACAAAAACAAACAAGACATAATTAACAAATACACAAAAGCAGAAACATCGTATTTGACATTCGAAAGCAAAGAAGAAATGGAGAAATTCGTCAAATCAGCTATGGAAAAAGGTGTAACGCAAGCTGCATCCGAAGCTTCATTGACTTTAACGGATTACACGCTGAACAAAGGTACGCTTCCTGAAGAACTTGAAAACATGATTTTCGATGCAACATCGACACTCGTTTCATTCCCGTACAACGACACGTACTTTGTATTCAATGTGAAAAGTGTACAAAAGGTTGATACATTTGAGAATTTCAAAAAATCCGACGCCTTCAACGAAATTGTCACGAACTTGAAGAACGAAAGATTCGGAGAGAACTTCAAGAAATGGAAAGAAGAAAACAAGATTGCGTTTGAGATAAGAGATCCCGTTTACAACGCATGGTACCGAGCGCTTACTTCGGAAGGCAAAGACTTACTGACTGCGTACAAGAAATTTTACGAAGAGTTCTTCACTGAGAAAGAGGAAGTTAAAAGCGATATACCAGCTGAGCAAAAAGCCGCCTTCTTGGTAATTGCAGATAGAATAATTGAGAGTACAGATACAGCTCTTGAGGCCGTAAAAGGCGATGTCAGGGAATTTGAGAAGAAAGTGGTTCTATCTATATACGAGCAAGTGAAAGGCTCTTCACTTGAAATACTCAGAAGGATGAAAGAGTATTACCCAGACAGGAAAGATATCACCTACGATTACTACTCAAAATTGTACGACACTATAAAACCGTATCTTTCAATTGGCGGAGCTTACTACGTAATGAATCAACTTTTCGAAGTTTACCAAGGTTTTGCTGATCTTGCTGAAGCCACGAATGTCGATGTTAAGATAAGGGCAGATTCATACTACAAATTGTACGAAATGAACAAGCTTCTCGATGATCCTAAAACGGCAAAAGGATATCTGGCAAAGCTGAAAGAACTTAAACCGGACTATAGTATAAACTTTGATTCAGCGGAAAAAGAACTCGAAGATATGATCAAACAAAAAGAAGCAGAAGCAACGCAAACGACAAATGAATCGACACAAACTACAAACAACGCAACACAAACAAGTGATACAAACAATAAATAA
- a CDS encoding IMP cyclohydrolase: MNIKRALISVSDKTGIVEFAKELHNRGVEIISTGGTAKLLSDSGIPVKQVSEVTGFPEILGGRVKTLHPFIFGAILANYDEQSHIADLEEHSISPIDMVVVNLYPFEEVQKQTRDEDTLIENIDIGGVALLRAAAKNHRNVVVVCDPADYPKVIKLLDSCGDVPLHDRRMFALKAFYYTMKYDSTIHKVLSELFASEKYEHMTFEKFSNPQVNYEILDNVDKRFVRLSKYTEQSTVVTLGALVVAQEPDFVIAFNDSLPVSMVNLKTSGGRICDLVGSTVVMRRLTNDMVRKLKESTFTIISYEEAEDEEYAQEALKGKELIKFTYFFENLQTEKIPIVHMVGNVMIKKLVSTMNIYRLLLASMPKNSLIAEQNDGFFKFETCPTNIIESLEKLIFDSEKAMIKLINIYTNAEVDNLFTKICGERGINIFTF, from the coding sequence GTGAACATAAAAAGGGCATTGATAAGTGTCTCAGATAAGACGGGAATCGTTGAATTCGCCAAAGAGCTCCACAACCGCGGCGTGGAAATAATTAGCACCGGGGGTACAGCAAAGCTTCTCTCAGATTCCGGAATCCCCGTGAAACAAGTATCCGAAGTAACAGGTTTTCCTGAAATCCTTGGTGGTCGTGTAAAAACCCTTCACCCATTCATATTCGGTGCTATCCTTGCCAATTACGATGAACAGTCCCATATCGCAGACCTTGAAGAACATTCGATCAGTCCTATCGACATGGTCGTTGTGAATTTGTATCCTTTTGAAGAAGTTCAAAAACAAACGAGAGACGAAGATACGTTGATAGAAAATATCGACATTGGTGGAGTTGCACTCCTTAGAGCCGCTGCGAAAAACCACAGGAACGTTGTCGTTGTATGCGATCCAGCCGATTATCCAAAGGTTATAAAGTTACTAGACTCCTGTGGAGATGTCCCACTCCACGACAGAAGAATGTTCGCACTAAAGGCGTTCTATTACACCATGAAATATGATTCCACGATTCACAAAGTCCTTTCCGAACTATTTGCTTCCGAAAAATACGAACATATGACCTTTGAAAAATTCTCCAACCCGCAGGTTAACTACGAAATCCTTGACAACGTCGATAAGCGATTCGTTAGGCTCAGCAAATACACAGAACAATCTACCGTAGTAACCTTAGGTGCGCTCGTCGTTGCACAAGAACCTGACTTCGTTATTGCCTTTAACGATTCTCTGCCTGTCTCCATGGTAAATTTGAAAACCTCTGGCGGACGGATATGCGACCTCGTAGGTTCTACAGTAGTCATGAGAAGACTTACAAACGATATGGTAAGAAAGCTAAAAGAAAGCACGTTTACCATAATATCATACGAGGAAGCTGAAGACGAAGAGTACGCACAAGAAGCACTAAAGGGGAAGGAATTAATAAAATTCACATACTTTTTCGAAAATTTACAAACTGAAAAAATCCCAATCGTTCACATGGTTGGAAATGTGATGATAAAAAAACTAGTAAGCACCATGAACATCTATCGGTTACTTTTAGCATCAATGCCAAAAAACAGCTTGATAGCCGAACAAAATGACGGATTCTTCAAATTCGAAACATGCCCAACCAATATTATTGAAAGCCTTGAAAAACTCATTTTCGATTCTGAAAAAGCGATGATTAAATTAATTAACATCTATACGAACGCTGAAGTAGATAACCTTTTCACAAAAATATGCGGTGAACGTGGCATTAACATTTTCACTTTCTAA
- a CDS encoding SDR family oxidoreductase yields the protein MHWVITGANRGIGLALTKQLLSKGEKVTVGVRTSMPIEHENLKVLKVDTSNPVSIETFVSQIIEPIDVLINNAGVLIEERFPEVTEEGMILSFKVNTMGPYMLVQECYKQSKLREGAKIINISSILGSIASTGGTTSVPYSVSKAALNMVTKLLAHRLKNMYVVSVHPGWVKTDMGGPEAPLLPEESAAGIIKVIENLNQSGVFLDYTGKPLPW from the coding sequence ATGCACTGGGTTATCACAGGTGCAAATAGAGGTATCGGTTTAGCACTGACCAAACAACTGCTATCAAAAGGTGAGAAGGTAACCGTGGGCGTCAGAACATCCATGCCCATAGAGCATGAAAATCTTAAGGTATTGAAAGTCGACACTTCAAATCCAGTCTCTATAGAAACCTTCGTTTCTCAAATAATTGAACCTATAGACGTGCTTATAAACAACGCGGGTGTGCTTATTGAAGAAAGGTTCCCTGAAGTCACAGAGGAAGGTATGATATTATCCTTCAAAGTCAACACAATGGGTCCATATATGCTCGTACAGGAATGCTACAAACAGAGCAAACTTAGAGAGGGAGCTAAGATAATAAATATATCAAGCATCCTTGGTAGCATTGCAAGTACGGGCGGAACTACATCCGTGCCTTACTCTGTTTCAAAAGCTGCGTTGAACATGGTTACGAAATTACTGGCGCACAGGCTTAAGAACATGTACGTTGTTTCCGTCCATCCAGGCTGGGTAAAGACGGACATGGGCGGTCCTGAAGCACCCCTTCTTCCAGAAGAATCAGCGGCTGGTATAATTAAAGTAATCGAGAACTTGAACCAAAGTGGGGTCTTTCTTGATTATACCGGGAAACCCCTGCCTTGGTAA